One region of Clavibacter michiganensis subsp. tessellarius genomic DNA includes:
- the ftsZ gene encoding cell division protein FtsZ: protein MSNNQNYLAVIKVVGIGGGGVNAVNRMIELGLRGVEFIAINTDAQALLMSDADVKLDVGREITRGLGAGADPEVGRRAAEDHAEEIEEALAGADMVFVTAGEGGGTGTGGAPVVARIAKSIGALTIGVVTKPFGFEGKRRSAQAELGVATLKNEVDTLIVVPNDRLLEISDRGISMLEAFATADQVLLAGVQGITDLITTPGLINLDFADVKSVMQGAGSALMGIGSSRGADRSIKAAELAVASPLLEASIEGAHGVLLSIQGGSNLGIFEINDAAKLVQEAVHPEANIIFGAVIDDTLGDEVRVTVIAAGFDGGEPSAKVENRRSGFVAAGGGAVATPEAVESAPSRPQAEAPVAAVPASDPTFEDDGDDLDIPDFLK, encoded by the coding sequence GTGTCGAACAACCAGAACTACCTCGCCGTCATCAAGGTCGTCGGCATCGGCGGTGGCGGCGTCAACGCCGTCAACCGCATGATCGAGCTCGGTCTGCGGGGCGTGGAGTTCATCGCGATCAACACCGACGCGCAGGCCCTGCTCATGAGCGACGCGGACGTCAAGCTCGACGTCGGCCGCGAGATCACCCGCGGCCTCGGCGCCGGCGCCGACCCCGAGGTCGGCCGTCGCGCCGCCGAGGACCACGCGGAGGAGATCGAGGAGGCCCTCGCGGGCGCCGACATGGTCTTCGTCACCGCGGGCGAGGGCGGCGGCACCGGCACCGGCGGCGCGCCCGTCGTGGCCCGCATCGCGAAGTCGATCGGCGCGCTCACCATCGGCGTCGTCACGAAGCCGTTCGGCTTCGAGGGGAAGCGCCGCTCGGCCCAGGCCGAGCTCGGCGTCGCGACGCTGAAGAACGAGGTCGACACGCTCATCGTCGTGCCGAACGACCGCCTGCTCGAGATCAGCGACCGCGGCATCAGCATGCTCGAGGCCTTCGCGACCGCCGACCAGGTGCTCCTCGCGGGCGTCCAGGGCATCACGGACCTCATCACGACCCCCGGCCTCATCAACCTCGACTTCGCCGACGTGAAGTCCGTGATGCAGGGCGCCGGATCCGCGCTCATGGGCATCGGCTCCTCCCGCGGCGCCGACCGGTCGATCAAGGCGGCCGAGCTCGCGGTGGCGTCGCCGCTGCTGGAGGCCAGCATCGAGGGCGCCCACGGCGTGCTCCTCTCCATCCAGGGCGGATCGAACCTCGGCATCTTCGAGATCAACGACGCGGCCAAGCTCGTGCAGGAGGCCGTGCACCCCGAGGCGAACATCATCTTCGGCGCGGTCATCGACGACACCCTCGGCGACGAGGTGCGCGTCACCGTCATCGCCGCGGGCTTCGACGGCGGCGAGCCGTCGGCCAAGGTCGAGAACCGCCGCAGCGGCTTCGTCGCCGCCGGCGGGGGAGCCGTCGCCACCCCGGAGGCCGTCGAGTCCGCGCCGTCGCGTCCGCAGGCCGAGGCGCCCGTCGCGGCCGTCCCGGCGAGCGACCCGACGTTCGAGGACGACGGCGACGACCTGGACATCCCCGACTTCCTGAAGTGA
- a CDS encoding RluA family pseudouridine synthase, with the protein MEHRSIPVPDGLDGQRVDAGLARLLGFSRSFAAEVAEAGGVTQDGREAGKSDRLVGGSMLAVSWQPKQEPSVVPLAVPDLGIVHDDDDIVVVDKPVGVAAHPSVGWTGPTVLGALAAAGFRLSTSGAEERQGIVHRLDAGTSGLMVVAKTERAYTELKRQFHDREVEKVYHAVVQGHPDPLAGTIDAPIGRHPRSDWKFAVTADGKASVTHYETLEAFRRAALLEVHLETGRTHQIRVHMAAQRHPCVGDAMYGADPVLSGQLGLGRQWLHAMRLEVTHPGTGDRASFSSTYPADLQHALEVLRD; encoded by the coding sequence ATGGAGCACCGCAGCATCCCCGTCCCCGACGGCCTCGACGGGCAGCGCGTCGACGCGGGCCTCGCGCGCCTCCTCGGCTTCTCCCGGAGCTTCGCGGCCGAGGTCGCGGAGGCCGGCGGCGTCACGCAGGACGGCCGCGAGGCCGGCAAGTCCGACCGGCTCGTCGGCGGGTCGATGCTCGCCGTCAGCTGGCAGCCCAAGCAGGAGCCGTCGGTCGTCCCGCTCGCGGTGCCCGACCTCGGCATCGTGCACGACGACGACGACATCGTGGTGGTCGACAAGCCCGTCGGCGTCGCGGCGCACCCGAGCGTCGGCTGGACCGGCCCCACCGTCCTCGGCGCCCTCGCCGCCGCCGGGTTCCGCCTCAGCACCTCCGGCGCGGAGGAGCGGCAGGGCATCGTGCACCGGCTCGACGCGGGCACGAGCGGGCTCATGGTCGTCGCCAAGACGGAGCGCGCGTACACCGAGCTCAAGCGCCAGTTCCACGACCGCGAGGTCGAGAAGGTGTACCACGCGGTTGTCCAGGGGCATCCGGATCCGCTGGCCGGCACCATCGACGCGCCCATCGGCCGCCACCCGAGGAGCGACTGGAAGTTCGCGGTCACCGCGGACGGCAAGGCGTCCGTCACCCACTACGAGACGCTCGAGGCGTTCCGCCGCGCGGCCCTGCTCGAGGTGCACCTGGAGACGGGCCGCACCCACCAGATCCGCGTGCACATGGCCGCGCAGCGCCACCCCTGCGTGGGCGACGCGATGTACGGCGCCGACCCCGTCCTGTCGGGGCAGCTGGGCCTCGGGCGGCAGTGGCTGCACGCGATGCGGCTGGAGGTCACGCACCCCGGCACGGGCGACCGCGCGTCGTTCTCGAGCACGTACCCGGCCGACCTGCAGCACGCCCTCGAGGTCCTCCGCGACTGA
- a CDS encoding DivIVA domain-containing protein — MALTPEDVVNKRFQPTKFREGYDQDEVDDFLDEVVVELRRLHQENEELRQRLSPGESAPAATTAIETPAPAPASVEQAPVVVEPEPTPEPEPAPVVAQAPAAPATEDDETSSTSSLLKLARKLHEEHVREGVEKRDALVAEAHATAARIAAEAEAEQRSKTAVLEKERQVLEGRIDELRTFEREYRTKLKGYIEGQLRELDSAGSTEAPATASFPGYSGN, encoded by the coding sequence ATGGCTCTCACTCCTGAAGACGTCGTCAACAAGCGTTTCCAGCCGACCAAGTTCCGCGAGGGATACGACCAGGACGAGGTGGACGACTTCCTCGACGAGGTGGTCGTCGAGCTGCGTCGCCTCCACCAGGAGAACGAGGAGCTGCGCCAGCGCCTCTCCCCGGGCGAGTCCGCCCCCGCCGCGACCACCGCGATCGAGACCCCCGCTCCCGCGCCCGCCTCGGTCGAGCAGGCGCCCGTCGTCGTCGAGCCGGAGCCCACCCCCGAGCCCGAGCCGGCCCCCGTGGTCGCCCAGGCGCCCGCCGCCCCGGCCACCGAGGACGACGAGACCTCGAGCACGAGCAGCCTGCTCAAGCTCGCCCGCAAGCTGCACGAGGAGCACGTCCGCGAGGGCGTCGAGAAGCGCGACGCGCTCGTCGCCGAGGCGCACGCCACCGCCGCGCGCATCGCCGCCGAGGCCGAGGCCGAGCAGCGCTCCAAGACCGCTGTGCTCGAGAAGGAGCGCCAGGTCCTCGAGGGCCGCATCGACGAGCTCCGCACCTTCGAGCGCGAGTACCGCACGAAGCTCAAGGGCTACATCGAGGGCCAGCTCCGCGAGCTGGACTCCGCCGGATCGACCGAGGCGCCGGCCACCGCCTCGTTCCCCGGCTACTCGGGCAACTAG
- a CDS encoding FtsQ-type POTRA domain-containing protein: protein MKRPEGFDRPRVPRRPAPADGAEAPASRRRGSRPASPPASASATERPATDPARPAPQAPQRPPAQRPAAPRPVVPRPVAPPAAPRTGTAPGVGTASGTGTPARTGGTPPAADRPRAAWRDDDEPDTEPIVLPHLAQAPVTAPPAPSTGREPTASRAGGIAGRLGRRARGAAQAAGSTAAKPLRRRTHAEGDAEPTPRAHRPARPASATTGDAEARRQLRRARRERQRYERQEVRRFTQRTRRRRAGLLGALGAFLVLAIVVGIAVYSPLLALRTVEVEGADRVSPDSIQAALADQVGTPLPLVDLGRVGDELRAFPLIRSYSTESRPPSTLVIRIVERTPVAVIQSGAGFDLVDPAGVTIERATARPDGYPLVDLPSADLSSPRFRAATAVLVALPADFLPQVDGIQANTTDDVMLTLRSGKKVLWGSGERSAEKAQVLQALVKARGDVGSYDVSAPDAPVAGP from the coding sequence GTGAAGCGGCCCGAGGGCTTCGACCGGCCCCGGGTCCCGCGCCGGCCCGCGCCCGCGGACGGCGCCGAGGCCCCGGCGTCGCGACGACGCGGATCCCGGCCGGCGTCCCCGCCCGCATCCGCCTCCGCGACCGAGCGACCCGCGACCGACCCGGCGCGCCCCGCTCCGCAGGCCCCGCAGCGTCCGCCCGCGCAGCGACCCGCCGCACCGCGCCCCGTCGTCCCGCGCCCCGTCGCGCCGCCCGCGGCACCCCGGACCGGCACGGCCCCCGGCGTCGGCACGGCCTCCGGCACCGGGACGCCCGCCCGCACGGGCGGGACGCCGCCCGCGGCCGACCGGCCCCGCGCCGCATGGCGGGACGACGACGAACCGGACACCGAGCCGATCGTCCTGCCGCACCTCGCGCAGGCGCCCGTCACCGCCCCTCCCGCCCCGAGCACCGGGCGGGAGCCGACGGCGTCCCGCGCGGGCGGCATCGCCGGCCGCCTCGGCCGCCGGGCGCGCGGCGCCGCGCAGGCCGCCGGATCCACGGCCGCGAAGCCGCTCCGCCGCCGCACGCACGCGGAGGGCGACGCCGAGCCGACGCCCCGCGCGCACCGGCCCGCGCGTCCCGCCAGCGCGACCACCGGCGACGCCGAGGCCCGCCGTCAGCTGCGCCGCGCCCGCCGCGAGCGCCAGCGCTACGAGCGCCAGGAGGTGCGCCGGTTCACGCAGCGCACGCGCCGCCGCCGCGCCGGCCTCCTCGGCGCGCTCGGCGCGTTCCTCGTCCTCGCGATCGTCGTCGGCATCGCCGTCTACTCGCCGCTCCTCGCCCTGCGCACCGTCGAGGTCGAGGGCGCGGACCGCGTCTCGCCCGACAGCATCCAGGCCGCCCTCGCCGACCAGGTCGGCACGCCCCTCCCGCTCGTCGACCTCGGCCGCGTGGGCGACGAGCTGCGCGCCTTCCCGCTCATCCGCAGCTACAGCACGGAGAGCCGGCCGCCCTCCACCCTCGTGATCCGCATCGTCGAGCGCACGCCCGTCGCCGTGATCCAGTCGGGAGCGGGCTTCGACCTCGTGGACCCCGCGGGCGTCACCATCGAGCGCGCCACGGCGCGTCCGGACGGCTACCCCCTCGTCGACCTGCCGAGCGCCGACCTCTCCAGCCCGCGCTTCCGGGCCGCGACGGCGGTGCTCGTCGCGCTGCCCGCGGACTTCCTGCCGCAGGTCGACGGCATCCAGGCCAACACGACCGACGACGTGATGCTCACCCTCCGCAGCGGCAAGAAGGTGCTGTGGGGGAGCGGGGAGCGCTCGGCCGAGAAGGCACAGGTGCTGCAGGCGCTCGTGAAGGCCCGCGGCGACGTCGGCTCCTACGACGTCTCGGCGCCCGACGCGCCCGTCGCGGGCCCATGA
- the murC gene encoding UDP-N-acetylmuramate--L-alanine ligase, with protein MIAPDLTMDIPTELGRVHFVGIGGSGMSGIARLFLAAGHRVTGSDSRDSDAVQALRELGAEIHVGHDAAHVGDAEALVVTGALWQDNPEYVLAKERGLPILHRSQALAWLISGQRLVAVAGAHGKTTSTGMIVTALLEAGRDPSFVNGGVIGGLGVSSAPGSEELFVVEADESDGSFLLYDTAVALITNVDADHLDHYGSHEAFDDAFVRFASAASELVVISSDDPGARRVTARIEGRIVTFGEDPAADVRISDIVTDGPVAFTLTHDGVSRRAALRVPGRHNAINAAGAYAVLVGLGVDPDDAIAGLAGFSGTGRRFELHAEVRGVSVYDDYAHHPTEVRAALSAARTVVGSGRIIAVHQPHLYSRTQLMAGDFARVYEELADHTVVLDVFGAREDPIPGVTGALVSERFADAGRVDYLPDWQDAADRVAEIARDGDLVVTLSCGDVYRIIPQVVDALARPAQPAATPRPRE; from the coding sequence GTGATCGCACCCGACCTGACCATGGACATCCCGACCGAGCTCGGCCGCGTCCACTTCGTGGGCATCGGCGGGTCCGGCATGAGCGGCATCGCGCGCCTGTTCCTCGCCGCGGGCCACCGCGTCACCGGATCCGACTCGCGAGACTCCGACGCCGTCCAGGCGCTCCGGGAGCTCGGCGCCGAGATCCACGTCGGCCACGACGCGGCCCACGTGGGCGACGCCGAGGCGCTCGTCGTCACGGGCGCGCTCTGGCAGGACAACCCCGAGTACGTGCTCGCGAAGGAGCGGGGCCTCCCGATCCTGCACCGCTCGCAGGCGCTCGCCTGGCTCATCAGCGGCCAGCGCCTCGTCGCGGTCGCGGGCGCGCACGGGAAGACCACGTCCACCGGCATGATCGTCACCGCGCTGCTCGAGGCCGGGCGCGACCCGTCGTTCGTGAACGGCGGCGTGATCGGCGGGCTCGGCGTCTCCAGCGCCCCCGGATCCGAGGAGCTGTTCGTCGTCGAGGCCGACGAGTCCGACGGCTCCTTCCTCCTCTACGACACGGCCGTGGCGCTCATCACCAACGTCGACGCCGACCACCTCGACCACTACGGCTCGCACGAGGCCTTCGACGACGCCTTCGTGCGCTTCGCGTCGGCCGCGTCCGAGCTCGTCGTGATCTCGAGCGACGACCCCGGCGCCCGCCGCGTCACCGCGCGCATCGAGGGCCGCATCGTCACGTTCGGCGAGGACCCGGCCGCCGACGTCCGCATCTCCGACATCGTCACCGACGGCCCCGTCGCCTTCACGCTCACCCACGACGGCGTCTCCCGACGTGCCGCGCTCCGCGTGCCCGGTCGGCACAACGCGATCAACGCGGCCGGCGCGTACGCCGTCCTCGTGGGCCTCGGCGTGGATCCCGACGACGCGATCGCGGGCCTCGCCGGGTTCTCCGGCACCGGCCGCCGCTTCGAGCTGCACGCGGAGGTCCGCGGCGTGAGCGTCTACGACGACTACGCGCACCATCCGACCGAGGTGCGCGCCGCCCTCTCCGCCGCGCGGACGGTCGTCGGATCCGGCCGCATCATCGCCGTGCACCAGCCGCACCTGTACAGCCGCACGCAGCTCATGGCGGGCGACTTCGCGCGCGTCTACGAGGAGCTCGCCGACCACACGGTCGTGCTCGACGTGTTCGGCGCGCGCGAGGACCCGATCCCCGGCGTCACGGGCGCGCTCGTGTCGGAGCGATTCGCCGACGCCGGCCGCGTCGACTACCTGCCCGACTGGCAGGACGCGGCCGACCGCGTCGCGGAGATCGCGCGCGACGGCGACCTCGTCGTGACCCTCAGCTGCGGCGACGTGTACCGGATCATCCCGCAGGTGGTCGACGCGCTGGCGCGCCCGGCCCAGCCCGCGGCGACCCCCCGGCCGCGCGAGTGA
- a CDS encoding cell division protein SepF: MANPLRKTMVYLGLADEELDYPQQPAQQQSPVQAVPAPAPAPQQREQQQAKRAPVTPLHKPSTTTRNAAPAEMNEILTVHPKAYKDAQVIAENFREGVPVIINLSQMTDDDARRLIDFASGLSIGLYGKIERVTSKVFLLSPSHVAVSGEQSATEAEVEASFFGR, encoded by the coding sequence ATGGCCAACCCACTTCGCAAGACCATGGTGTACCTGGGACTCGCCGACGAGGAGCTCGACTACCCGCAGCAGCCCGCGCAGCAGCAGTCGCCCGTGCAGGCCGTCCCCGCGCCGGCGCCCGCCCCCCAGCAGCGCGAGCAGCAGCAGGCGAAGCGCGCCCCCGTGACCCCCCTGCACAAGCCCTCGACCACCACAAGGAATGCGGCGCCGGCTGAAATGAACGAGATCCTCACCGTCCACCCCAAGGCCTACAAGGACGCGCAGGTCATCGCCGAGAACTTCCGCGAGGGCGTCCCGGTCATCATCAACCTGTCGCAGATGACGGACGACGACGCGCGCCGCCTCATCGACTTCGCGAGCGGCCTCTCCATCGGCCTCTACGGCAAGATCGAGCGCGTCACGAGCAAGGTCTTCCTGCTCTCGCCCTCGCACGTCGCCGTGTCCGGCGAGCAGTCGGCCACCGAGGCCGAGGTCGAGGCCTCCTTCTTCGGACGCTGA
- a CDS encoding YggS family pyridoxal phosphate-dependent enzyme — protein MSDAPLTGGAHASDAHPDEAHPGLAERWASVRAQVADAILEADRDPGEVTTIVVTKFQPVSLLRELVDLGVRDLGESRHQEAQGKAAELAGRGVAWHFVGQLQGKKARQVRRYASVIHSVDRPSLVDALASEDEETRVFLQVNLTDDPARGGVPPAEAEALAEHAAAAAGIRVLGVMAVAPDDGEPRRAFARLRAISDDVRRILPDARAISAGMSGDLREALLEGATHLRIGSAITGKRPDRP, from the coding sequence GTGAGCGACGCCCCGCTGACCGGCGGCGCGCACGCGTCGGACGCCCACCCCGACGAGGCCCACCCCGGCCTCGCCGAGCGGTGGGCGTCCGTGCGCGCGCAGGTGGCCGACGCGATCCTCGAGGCGGACCGCGACCCGGGCGAGGTGACCACGATCGTCGTCACGAAGTTCCAGCCCGTGTCGCTCCTCCGCGAGCTCGTCGACCTCGGCGTGCGCGACCTGGGGGAGAGCAGGCACCAGGAGGCGCAGGGCAAGGCCGCCGAGCTCGCGGGGCGCGGCGTCGCCTGGCACTTCGTCGGGCAGCTCCAGGGCAAGAAGGCGCGCCAGGTGCGCCGCTACGCCTCCGTGATCCACTCCGTCGACCGGCCCTCGCTCGTGGACGCGCTGGCGTCCGAGGACGAGGAGACGCGCGTCTTCCTCCAGGTCAACCTCACCGACGATCCGGCCCGCGGCGGCGTGCCACCAGCCGAGGCCGAGGCCCTCGCGGAGCACGCGGCGGCCGCCGCCGGCATCCGCGTCCTCGGCGTCATGGCGGTCGCGCCCGACGACGGGGAGCCCCGCCGGGCGTTCGCCCGCCTGCGCGCCATCTCGGACGACGTGCGGCGCATCCTGCCCGACGCCCGGGCGATCTCGGCCGGCATGTCCGGCGACCTGCGCGAGGCGCTGCTCGAGGGCGCGACACACCTTCGGATCGGGTCGGCAATCACGGGAAAGCGACCCGACCGCCCTTAA
- the dnaE gene encoding DNA polymerase III subunit alpha gives MLDGAARVGPLVQAAAEQEMPAVAITDHGNVFGAFDFWKQAKAAGVKPIIGTEAYITPGTHRGDRTRVRWGDGGRDDVSGSGAYTHLTMLAETTEGMHNLFRLSSRASLEGYYFKPRMDRELLSTYAKGLIATTGCPSGEVQTRLRLGQYDEAVKAASDYRDIFGAGNYFCEIMDHGLGIERRIMSDLLRLAKDLDLPLVATNDLHYTHEHDATSHAALLCVQSGTTLDDPNRFKFDADEFYLKTAQQMRHLFRDHEEACDNTLLIAERCDVQFNESANYMPRYPVPEGESEQTWFVKEVERGLVRRYPRGFSDDVRKRADYEVGVIAQMGFPGYFLVVADFIGWSKENGIRVGPGRGSGAGSMVAYAMGITDLDPLEHGLLFERFLNPDRVSMPDFDVDFDDRRRGEVIRYVTDKYGDERVAQIVTYGTIKAKQALKDSSRVLGYPFSMGDKLTKAMPPAIMGKDIPLSGILDTDHPRYREAGDFREVLAMDPEAQKVFETAQGIENLKRQWGVHAAGVIMSSEPLIDIIPIMKREQDGQIVTQFDYPACESLGLIKMDFLGLRNLTIIDDALNNIESNRGEKLVLEDLGLDDQGAYDLLARGDTLGVFQLDGGPMRSLLRMMKPDNFEDISAVIALYRPGPMGANSHTNYALRKNGLQEITPIHPELEEPLREVLGTTHGLIVYQEQVMSVAQKLAGFTLAQADLLRRAMGKKKKSELDKQFAGFSQGMIDNGYSMAAVKALWDILLPFSDYAFNKAHSAAYGVVSYWTAYLKAHYPAEYMAALLTSVGDSKDKMALYLNECRRMGIKVLPPDVNESIGFFAAAGADIRFGLGAVRNVGANVVEALRGARTEQGAFESFDDFLKKVPLPVANKRTVESLIKAGAFDSLGDTRRALLEVHEGMIDASVSDKRAAMNGQVGFDFDSLWDEPQHARKVPERPEWAKRDKLAFEREMLGLYVSDHPLAGLEIPLAKLASTGIAELLATDASMDGETVTLAGLLTSVQHRTARNSGNQYGMVQLEDFGGEITCMFMGKAYQEFAPALQGDTVVVIRGRVSTRDDGMNIHAFSMFQPDLGQSLGSGPLLISLAENRATTETVMGLNDVLIRHSGDTEVRLQLVKGDNGRVFEIPYPVTVSADLYGELKSLLGPNCLG, from the coding sequence ATGCTCGACGGGGCGGCCCGCGTCGGTCCGCTCGTGCAGGCCGCCGCGGAGCAGGAGATGCCCGCCGTGGCCATCACGGACCACGGCAACGTGTTCGGCGCGTTCGACTTCTGGAAGCAGGCGAAGGCCGCCGGCGTGAAGCCCATCATCGGCACCGAGGCGTACATCACGCCGGGCACGCACCGCGGGGACCGCACGCGCGTGCGGTGGGGCGACGGCGGCCGGGACGACGTCTCCGGATCCGGCGCCTACACGCACCTCACGATGCTCGCCGAGACCACGGAGGGCATGCACAACCTCTTCCGGCTGTCGTCGCGCGCCTCCCTCGAGGGCTACTACTTCAAGCCCCGCATGGACCGCGAGCTCCTCAGCACCTACGCGAAGGGCCTCATCGCCACCACCGGCTGCCCGTCGGGCGAGGTCCAGACCCGCCTCCGCCTCGGCCAGTACGACGAGGCCGTCAAGGCCGCGAGCGACTACCGCGACATCTTCGGGGCGGGCAACTACTTCTGCGAGATCATGGACCACGGGCTCGGCATCGAGCGCCGGATCATGAGCGACCTCCTCCGCCTCGCGAAGGACCTCGACCTGCCGCTCGTCGCCACGAACGACCTGCACTACACGCACGAGCACGACGCGACCAGCCACGCCGCGCTCCTGTGCGTGCAGTCCGGCACCACGCTCGACGACCCGAACCGCTTCAAGTTCGACGCCGACGAGTTCTACCTCAAGACCGCGCAGCAGATGCGCCACCTCTTCCGCGACCACGAGGAGGCGTGCGACAACACGCTGCTCATCGCGGAGCGCTGCGACGTGCAGTTCAACGAGTCCGCGAACTACATGCCGCGCTACCCCGTCCCCGAGGGCGAGAGCGAGCAGACCTGGTTCGTCAAGGAGGTCGAGCGCGGCCTCGTCCGGCGCTACCCGCGCGGCTTCTCGGACGACGTGCGCAAGCGCGCCGACTACGAGGTCGGCGTCATCGCGCAGATGGGCTTCCCGGGCTACTTCCTCGTCGTCGCGGACTTCATCGGCTGGTCGAAGGAGAACGGGATCCGCGTGGGCCCCGGCCGCGGATCGGGCGCCGGGTCGATGGTCGCCTACGCGATGGGCATCACCGACCTCGACCCCCTGGAGCACGGCCTCCTCTTCGAGCGGTTCCTCAACCCCGACCGCGTCTCCATGCCCGACTTCGACGTCGACTTCGACGACCGTCGCCGCGGCGAGGTCATCCGGTACGTGACCGACAAGTACGGCGACGAGCGCGTCGCGCAGATCGTCACCTACGGCACCATCAAGGCCAAGCAGGCGCTCAAGGACTCCAGCCGCGTGCTCGGCTACCCCTTCTCCATGGGCGACAAGCTCACGAAGGCCATGCCGCCCGCGATCATGGGCAAGGACATCCCGCTGTCCGGCATCCTCGACACCGACCACCCGCGCTACCGCGAGGCGGGCGACTTCCGCGAGGTGCTCGCGATGGACCCGGAGGCGCAGAAGGTCTTCGAGACGGCGCAGGGCATCGAGAACCTCAAGCGCCAGTGGGGCGTGCACGCGGCCGGCGTCATCATGTCGAGCGAGCCGCTCATCGACATCATCCCGATCATGAAGCGGGAGCAGGACGGCCAGATCGTCACGCAGTTCGACTACCCCGCGTGCGAGTCGCTCGGCCTCATCAAGATGGACTTCCTGGGGCTGCGCAACCTCACGATCATCGACGACGCGCTCAACAACATCGAGTCCAACCGCGGCGAGAAGCTCGTGCTCGAGGACCTCGGCCTCGACGACCAGGGCGCGTACGACCTGCTGGCCCGCGGCGACACGCTCGGCGTCTTCCAGCTCGACGGCGGGCCCATGCGCTCGCTGCTGCGCATGATGAAGCCCGACAACTTCGAGGACATCTCGGCCGTCATCGCGCTCTACCGCCCGGGCCCCATGGGCGCGAATTCGCACACGAACTACGCGCTGCGGAAGAACGGGCTGCAGGAGATCACCCCGATCCACCCGGAGCTCGAGGAGCCGCTCCGCGAGGTGCTCGGCACCACGCACGGCCTCATCGTGTACCAGGAGCAGGTCATGTCGGTGGCGCAGAAGCTCGCGGGCTTCACGCTCGCGCAGGCCGACCTCCTCCGCCGCGCGATGGGCAAGAAGAAGAAGTCGGAGCTCGACAAGCAGTTCGCCGGCTTCTCGCAGGGCATGATCGACAACGGCTACTCGATGGCCGCGGTCAAGGCGCTCTGGGACATCCTGCTGCCGTTCTCCGACTACGCCTTCAACAAGGCGCACTCGGCGGCCTACGGCGTCGTCTCCTACTGGACCGCGTACCTCAAGGCGCACTACCCGGCCGAGTACATGGCCGCGCTCCTCACGAGCGTCGGCGACTCCAAGGACAAGATGGCGCTGTACCTCAACGAGTGCCGCCGCATGGGGATCAAGGTGCTGCCGCCGGACGTCAACGAGTCCATCGGGTTCTTCGCGGCCGCCGGCGCCGACATCCGCTTCGGGCTGGGCGCCGTGCGCAACGTCGGCGCGAACGTGGTCGAGGCGCTCCGCGGCGCCCGCACCGAGCAGGGCGCGTTCGAGTCGTTCGACGACTTCCTCAAGAAGGTGCCGCTGCCGGTCGCCAACAAGCGCACGGTGGAGTCGCTCATCAAGGCCGGCGCCTTCGACTCGCTGGGCGACACCCGCCGGGCCCTCCTCGAGGTGCACGAGGGCATGATCGACGCGAGCGTGAGCGACAAGCGCGCCGCCATGAACGGCCAGGTCGGCTTCGACTTCGACAGCCTCTGGGACGAACCGCAGCACGCGCGCAAGGTGCCCGAGCGGCCGGAGTGGGCGAAGCGCGACAAGCTCGCGTTCGAGCGCGAGATGCTCGGGCTCTACGTCTCCGACCACCCGCTCGCCGGGCTCGAGATCCCGCTGGCGAAGCTCGCCTCGACGGGCATCGCCGAGCTGCTGGCGACCGACGCGTCGATGGACGGCGAGACGGTGACGCTGGCGGGGCTCCTCACGAGCGTGCAGCACCGCACGGCGCGGAACTCCGGCAACCAGTACGGCATGGTGCAGCTCGAGGACTTCGGCGGCGAGATCACCTGCATGTTCATGGGCAAGGCGTACCAGGAGTTCGCGCCGGCGCTGCAGGGCGACACCGTGGTGGTCATCCGCGGGCGCGTCTCCACGCGCGACGACGGCATGAACATCCACGCGTTCTCGATGTTCCAGCCCGACCTCGGGCAGAGCCTCGGCTCGGGGCCGCTGCTCATCAGCCTGGCGGAGAACCGCGCCACGACCGAGACGGTCATGGGCCTCAACGACGTGCTGATCCGGCACTCGGGCGACACCGAGGTGCGGCTCCAGCTGGTGAAGGGCGACAACGGGCGCGTCTTCGAGATCCCGTACCCGGTCACGGTGAGCGCCGACCTCTACGGGGAGCTCAAGTCGCTGCTCGGCCCCAACTGCCTGGGCTGA
- a CDS encoding YggT family protein gives MIIVSLVATVVWFALLAFIICMWGRFVLDLVQSLSREWRPRGAMLIVAEASYTVTDPPIGFVRRLIPPLRLGPVALDFGWMITMLVAIILFNVARGFIA, from the coding sequence GTGATCATCGTCTCCCTCGTCGCCACCGTCGTGTGGTTCGCCCTCCTGGCGTTCATCATCTGCATGTGGGGCCGGTTCGTCCTCGACCTCGTGCAGTCCCTCTCCCGGGAGTGGCGCCCGCGCGGCGCGATGCTCATCGTGGCCGAGGCGTCGTACACGGTCACCGACCCGCCCATCGGGTTCGTGCGCCGGCTCATCCCGCCGCTGCGCCTCGGGCCGGTCGCGCTCGACTTCGGCTGGATGATCACGATGCTGGTCGCCATCATCCTCTTCAACGTCGCGCGCGGCTTCATCGCCTAG